In Desertibacillus haloalkaliphilus, a single genomic region encodes these proteins:
- a CDS encoding DHH family phosphoesterase produces MHEQIISKINDYDTIIIHRHERPDPDAIGSQVALATLIKDYDATKNVYVVGEEEPSLTFLATMDTISDAVYDGALVIVCDTANSERISDKRYQSADYLIKIDHHPNEEPYGDLVWVDTQASSTSEMIYELFEHGMKDGFRLSQETALLLYAGIVGDTGRFRYPNTTAKTLRYTSELVKENFDQTAFYSSLYRKELKLTRLEGYVLQHFHVLDSGLGIMSLTKDILQQFDVTTSESSQLVNAFSDVEGMRAWVFFVEEPDGNIRVRLRSKGPHVNEIATRYRGGGHPLASGAKASSWEETEEIIRELDELCLQG; encoded by the coding sequence ATGCATGAACAGATTATCTCTAAAATTAACGACTATGACACAATCATTATCCATCGGCACGAACGACCAGATCCTGATGCGATTGGATCACAAGTCGCTCTCGCTACACTTATCAAAGACTATGATGCTACCAAAAACGTTTACGTTGTCGGTGAAGAAGAGCCATCGTTAACTTTTTTAGCGACTATGGACACAATCTCAGACGCTGTTTATGACGGTGCCTTAGTAATTGTTTGTGATACCGCCAATTCGGAAAGAATTAGTGACAAACGCTATCAATCTGCGGACTATCTTATCAAAATTGATCATCACCCCAATGAAGAACCATATGGCGATCTCGTTTGGGTCGATACGCAAGCGAGTTCCACAAGTGAAATGATTTATGAATTATTCGAGCATGGTATGAAGGACGGTTTTCGTTTAAGTCAAGAAACAGCACTGTTGCTGTATGCTGGAATTGTTGGAGATACAGGACGCTTTCGCTATCCGAATACGACAGCAAAAACGTTGCGGTATACGAGTGAGCTAGTGAAGGAAAACTTTGATCAAACGGCATTTTATTCCAGCCTTTACCGGAAGGAGTTAAAACTGACTCGACTTGAGGGGTATGTTTTGCAACATTTCCATGTCTTAGACTCGGGGTTAGGGATTATGTCGCTTACAAAGGATATCTTACAACAATTTGATGTTACTACAAGTGAATCGTCACAATTAGTTAATGCCTTTTCAGATGTCGAAGGAATGCGCGCATGGGTCTTCTTTGTTGAGGAGCCAGATGGAAACATACGTGTACGTTTACGCTCAAAGGGGCCGCATGTAAATGAAATCGCAACTCGTTATCGTGGTGGTGGACATCCATTAGCCTCAGGAGCTAAAGCATCATCATGGGAAGAGACAGAAGAAATCATTCGTGAATTAGATGAACTATGTTTACAGGGGTAA